A part of Chitinimonas koreensis genomic DNA contains:
- a CDS encoding transglycosylase domain-containing protein: protein MAKEGKAHGERRKRGDQRRRPDAFLRRREDAPTAPRPAAARLHYRPSPHAAARAPGAFWTAFLAGNGQRLLKRGRKPQRTAAPEAGPIAPSLAPAAATEPGAESLPETVAVPMGEPAATPAGEPVGEPVGEPLPALLAPPLDQDAPAPTIEPGFASVDEPAGAPTATTPADPAGTPAEPVTEPTAEPLPALLAPPAAAAPKPRHRRRWRLAIGLLLIAALLTAAIVAARREMNESPLQARWLAGIGRHIAFAPAPGANPDIRYPGDGPYDQRLGYSQLPGYLKRLQGQDYAVTTQARSSAQLVEAIDHGLFTPYREKSQAGLTILERYGRPLFAARYPERVYTRMEDVPPILVQALLFTENRELLTPQAPTSNPAVEWDRLAWAVAARIGRVIDSDLDAPGGSTLATQIEKYRHSPGGRTDSAGEKLRQMASASLRVYLDGEDTRPARRRIVVDYLNTVPLSAKPGYGEVNGLGDGLWAWYGRDFAEVNRLLAGRGHEPARALAFKQALSLIISQRRPSYYLGNAASRLESLTDSYLRILAAQGVIAPALRDAALAQRLVPGRLPPPPPAAFVEHKAANAIRIDLAGRLGIDKLYELDRLDLTAHSTLDGKLQQAVTEVLRGLRDPATARAAGLVGPRLLERGDPAKVIYSFVLFERGRDFNRVRVQTDNYDQPLDINEGTKLDLGSTAKLRTLVSYLDAVAELHARWSVLPAAELAKAGGDEPDMISRWARDWLARAPDRSLPAMLDGALERNYSASPAERFFTGGGMHTFENFKHEDDGRVMSVREALRNSVNLVFIRLMRDVVRYHMQQLTGSTATMLADVRDPRRQAYLARFADREGLVFLQRYQDKYRGLKPDQVDAMLVKSARQTPRALATIFRTLYPEADQAAMAAFLARYGAAASPQQLARLYEEQAPGKFDLGDRGYLARLHPLELWLAAYLKAHPQARWAELVKASAAERQDAYSWLFKPRQKRAQDSRIRQMLEADGFARLLKQWQRVGYPFDALVPSYATALGASADRPAALSELMGILLNDGLRLPSTRIERLHFAAATPYETALARQPALPQRVLPAEVARAAREALRAVVESGTASRLNGVFKDANGQPLAVGGKTGTGDHRYDTYGKGGVLLSSRVVSRSGTFVFYIGDRYFGTLTAHVRGRRRRGIALPVR, encoded by the coding sequence ATGGCCAAGGAGGGCAAGGCCCATGGCGAGAGGCGCAAGCGCGGCGATCAGCGGCGGCGGCCCGATGCATTCCTGCGGCGCCGCGAGGATGCCCCGACGGCGCCCAGGCCGGCCGCCGCACGGCTGCACTACCGCCCCAGCCCGCATGCCGCGGCGCGGGCGCCCGGCGCCTTCTGGACCGCCTTCCTAGCCGGCAACGGCCAGCGCCTGCTGAAGCGCGGCCGGAAGCCGCAGCGGACGGCGGCACCCGAAGCCGGGCCCATCGCTCCTTCGCTCGCGCCCGCAGCGGCGACCGAACCCGGCGCCGAATCCCTGCCCGAGACTGTTGCGGTGCCCATGGGCGAGCCTGCCGCAACGCCGGCCGGCGAGCCTGTCGGCGAGCCCGTCGGCGAGCCGCTGCCCGCCCTGTTGGCGCCGCCGCTCGATCAGGACGCGCCTGCGCCGACCATCGAACCCGGCTTCGCATCTGTCGACGAGCCTGCCGGCGCACCCACCGCCACCACCCCAGCCGATCCTGCCGGAACACCCGCCGAGCCCGTCACCGAGCCCACCGCCGAACCGCTGCCCGCCCTGCTTGCCCCGCCGGCCGCCGCCGCGCCCAAGCCACGCCATCGCCGCCGCTGGCGCCTGGCGATCGGCCTGCTGCTGATCGCCGCGCTGCTCACCGCCGCCATCGTCGCCGCCCGCCGCGAGATGAACGAATCGCCGCTGCAGGCGCGCTGGCTGGCCGGCATCGGCCGCCACATTGCCTTCGCCCCGGCGCCCGGTGCCAACCCGGACATCCGTTACCCCGGCGACGGCCCCTACGACCAGCGGCTCGGCTACAGCCAGCTGCCGGGCTACCTGAAGCGGCTGCAAGGCCAGGACTATGCGGTGACGACGCAGGCGCGCAGTTCGGCGCAACTGGTCGAAGCGATCGACCACGGCCTGTTCACGCCCTACCGGGAGAAATCGCAGGCCGGCCTGACGATCCTGGAGCGCTACGGCCGGCCGCTGTTCGCCGCACGCTACCCCGAGCGCGTCTACACCCGCATGGAAGACGTGCCGCCCATCCTGGTGCAGGCGTTGCTGTTCACCGAGAACCGCGAGCTGCTCACCCCGCAGGCGCCGACCAGCAACCCGGCAGTCGAATGGGACCGGCTGGCCTGGGCGGTGGCCGCCCGGATCGGCCGGGTGATCGACTCCGACCTCGACGCCCCCGGCGGCAGCACGCTGGCCACCCAGATCGAGAAATACCGTCACTCGCCCGGCGGCCGCACCGACAGCGCCGGCGAGAAGCTGCGGCAGATGGCCTCGGCCTCGCTGCGCGTCTACCTCGACGGCGAGGACACCCGGCCGGCGCGGCGCCGCATCGTGGTCGACTACCTCAACACCGTGCCCTTGAGCGCCAAGCCCGGCTACGGCGAGGTGAACGGCCTCGGCGACGGGCTGTGGGCCTGGTACGGCCGCGACTTCGCCGAGGTGAACCGGCTGCTGGCCGGCCGCGGCCACGAGCCGGCCCGCGCGCTGGCCTTCAAGCAGGCGCTGAGCCTGATCATCTCGCAGCGGCGGCCGTCCTATTACCTCGGCAACGCGGCCAGCCGGCTCGAATCGCTGACCGACAGCTACCTGCGCATCCTGGCCGCCCAGGGCGTCATCGCCCCGGCGCTGCGCGACGCCGCGCTGGCGCAGCGGCTGGTGCCGGGCCGCTTGCCGCCGCCGCCGCCAGCTGCCTTCGTCGAGCACAAGGCCGCCAACGCCATCCGCATCGACCTGGCCGGCCGGCTCGGCATCGACAAGCTGTACGAACTCGACCGGCTCGACCTGACCGCGCACAGCACGCTCGACGGCAAGCTGCAGCAGGCCGTCACCGAAGTGCTGCGCGGCCTGCGCGACCCGGCCACCGCGCGCGCTGCCGGCCTGGTCGGCCCGCGCCTCCTGGAGCGCGGCGACCCGGCCAAGGTGATCTACAGCTTCGTGCTGTTCGAACGCGGCCGCGATTTCAACCGCGTGCGGGTGCAGACCGACAACTACGACCAGCCGCTCGACATCAACGAAGGCACCAAGCTCGACCTCGGCTCGACCGCCAAGCTGCGCACCCTGGTCAGCTACCTCGACGCGGTGGCCGAGCTGCACGCGCGCTGGTCGGTGCTGCCGGCAGCCGAACTGGCCAAGGCCGGCGGCGACGAGCCCGACATGATCAGCCGCTGGGCGCGCGACTGGCTGGCCCGCGCGCCGGACCGCAGCCTGCCGGCGATGCTGGACGGCGCGCTCGAGCGCAACTACTCGGCCAGCCCCGCCGAGCGCTTCTTCACCGGCGGCGGCATGCACACCTTCGAGAACTTCAAGCACGAGGACGACGGCCGGGTGATGAGCGTGCGCGAGGCGCTGCGCAACTCGGTGAACCTGGTGTTCATCCGGCTGATGCGCGACGTGGTGCGCTACCACATGCAGCAGCTGACCGGCTCGACCGCGACGATGCTGGCCGACGTGCGCGACCCGCGCCGGCAGGCCTACCTGGCCCGTTTCGCCGACCGCGAGGGGCTGGTGTTCCTGCAGCGCTACCAGGACAAGTACCGCGGCCTCAAGCCCGACCAGGTCGACGCCATGCTGGTGAAGAGCGCGCGCCAGACGCCGCGCGCGCTGGCGACCATCTTCCGCACGCTCTACCCCGAAGCCGACCAGGCCGCCATGGCCGCCTTCCTGGCCCGCTACGGCGCTGCCGCCAGCCCGCAGCAGCTGGCGCGGCTGTACGAGGAGCAGGCGCCGGGCAAGTTCGACCTCGGCGACCGCGGCTACCTGGCCCGGCTGCATCCGCTCGAACTGTGGCTGGCGGCCTACCTCAAGGCGCATCCGCAGGCGCGCTGGGCCGAGCTGGTCAAGGCCAGCGCCGCCGAGCGCCAGGATGCCTATAGCTGGCTGTTCAAGCCGCGGCAGAAGCGCGCCCAGGACAGCCGCATCCGCCAGATGCTGGAAGCCGACGGCTTCGCCCGGCTGCTCAAGCAATGGCAGCGGGTCGGCTACCCGTTCGACGCGCTGGTGCCGTCCTACGCCACCGCGCTCGGCGCCTCGGCCGACCGGCCGGCGGCGCTGTCGGAGCTGATGGGCATCCTGCTCAACGACGGCTTGCGGCTGCCGTCCACCCGGATCGAACGGCTGCATTTCGCCGCCGCCACGCCTTACGAGACGGCGCTGGCGCGGCAGCCGGCCTTGCCGCAGCGGGTGCTGCCGGCCGAGGTGGCGCGTGCGGCTCGGGAGGCGCTAAGAGCGGTGGTGGAGAGCGGGACGGCGAGCCGGCTGAACGGGGTGTTCAAGGATGCCAATGGGCAGCCGCTGGCGGTGGGCGGGAAGACGGGGACCGGGGATCACCGCTACGACACTTATGGGAAGGGCGGGGTGTTGCTGTCTTCGCGGGTGGTGAGTCGGTCGGGGACGTTTGTGTTCTATATTGGGGATCGGTATTTCGGGACGTTGACGGCGCATGTGCGGGGCCGGAGGCGGCGGGGTATAGCTTTACCAGTGCGTTGA